The stretch of DNA CACTTCATCTCCGGCTACACGGCCAAAATGGCGGGAACCGAAAAAGGACTCGGTCAGGAACCGAAAGCGGTGTTCTCGGCCTGCTTCGGTGCTCCGTTCATGCCGCTTTCTCCAACGTCCTATGCCAACCTCCTCGGCGAGAAAATCCGCAAGCACGGTGTGAACTGCTGGCTCATTAATACAGGTTGGACGGGCGGCCCCTTCGGCGTGGGCAAACGTATCTCTATCGCCCATACGCGCGCAATCGTCAAGGCGGCTCTTTCCGGCGCTCTCGACAAAGTACCCACTCGGAAAGACCCGATCTTCAAGGTCGAGGTGCCACAAAGTTGTCCAGGAGTTCCTGAAAAAATCCTGCGTCCCGCCGAGACCTGGCCGAACGCCGCCGACTATGAGAATAAGGCGCGGAAACTGGCGGAGGACTTCCACAAGAATTTCGAGGCCTACGCCGTCGACGCCGGCCCGGAGATTGCTGCCGCCGGCCCAACCGGGTCGTAATTGCCATCAGCCCGTTGATTCGCCCGGCTGCAAAAAACGGTTGATCTTGATTGGAGAAATGCCTATTTTCGAGTGTGTTGCCTGAACCTCACACCGGTTCGCCTGATCGAAAGCTCACGGGCTGATTTCCGATGATTTCCGTCACTTCCTAACTAACAGATACCTCGCGTCCCCGTTGTTCCTCCGGCAACGGGGACTTTTGTTCCGGATTCCGCCCGAAACCTTGGATTGCCCATGAATGTAGTGAACACCCCCGTCTTCGGTCTGGTTCTCTACCTGGCGGCGGTGCTCGTCGTGGGAGCCCTACGTGGGGGATGAATCGCACCAAAGAAGATTTCATCATCGGCACGCTCCGCGGCAAACCAGGAGTCGTGTCGGACGATCATTGAGAATTCACATCAACCAACTTCAGCGCAAACATGAAAAACCAAGACCCCCATTCGAGCTGGATTCCCGGCTCACCCCAAATCAAGCACGTCGTGTTCGATCTCGACGTTGATTTCGACAGTCACGCGCTTGCCGGAAGCGCCGTCTATCGCTTCAACGCTCCGCTCAGTGTGTCGCTCGTTCTTGACACGCGCAGTCTGAAAATCCGTCGCGTCACGACCGACACCGGAGTGGAACTCGGCTGGAAACTCGGCGAGGAAAACTACCTCGGCCAGGTGCTCACCGTTCAGGATACGTCGGGACTATCCTCCATCCGCATTGAGTACTCCACCTCCCCCGATACGCCCGCTCTGCAATGGCTGGCTCCCGAGCAAACGGCGGGAAAGAAGCATCCCTACGTATTCAGTCAGTGTCAGGCGATTCTGGCCCGCTCCGTTTTTCCCTGTCAAGACACGCCTTCGGTTCGCTTCACGTATCAGGCGACGCTCCGCGTTCCCCGGGGACTCGTAGCCGTCATGGCGGCGCGGCAGGAGGGTAGGGAAGACGCAGGTCGTCACACCGTCTGCAAGTTTCACATGCACCATCCGATTCCATCCTATCTGCTTGCGCTCGCGGCGGGCAATATCGTTTCCGAGAAAATCGGCGCGATTTCCCGCGTGTACGCCGAGCCGGAGAGTCTCAAGGAAGCGGTGTGGGAATTTGCCGAAGTGGAAGGCATGATCACCGGCGCGCAGGAGCTCTTCGGTCCTTATATCTGGGATGAATTCAATCTGCTCCTCATGCCGCCGTCGTTTCCTTATGGAGGGATGGAGAATCCAACGCTCACGTTTCTGACTCCCACGCTCATCGCGGGAGACCGCTCGCTGGTTTCGGTGGTGGCTCACGAACTGGCTCACTCGTGGACGGGCAACCTCGTCACCAACGCCACGTGGGAGGATTTCTGGCTGAACGAAGGCTGGACGGTCTATGCGGAAAGGCGGATCATCGAGCGACTCTATGGAGAAGCAATGGCCAATCTGCAGGCGGTTAGTGGACGTAACGACCTGTTCACGGCTTTCAAGAACTTCGCTGATAAGCAGGAGTACACGAAACTCAAGACCGATCTTTCCGGTATTGATCCCGACGAAGTGTTTTCCTCCGTGCCTTACGAGAAGGGCTTTCTGCTTTTGGTGGCGGTTGAACGCGCCGTTGGTCGCAAGCGATTCGATCCCTTCGTTCGCGCCTACATTGATGATTTCCGCTTCACTTCCATTACCACCGACGTCTTTGAGGACTATCTGAAGCGGCACTTCCCGGACATCGAGCGGAAGGTGAATCTGGCGCAGTGGATTCACGAACCCGGTTTGTCCGAATCGGCTCCCGAGTTCACATCGAGTTTGATTGACGATGTCCGCGCCGCACAAAGACGTTGGAATGCGGGCGAAAGATTGATCGCCGACGTGATTGCCGGCTGGAACGTTCATCAGCGTGTTCTGTTTCTCGATGAACTTCCCCAGCAGATGAGTTCTGAGGATTGCGTACATGTCGAAAAACTGTTCGCAATCGAGACGACCCGCAACTGCGAGATTCTGCTTCCGTGGTACTGTATTGCCGCCGCGAGTACCTACGAAAAGGCGTTCCCGTCCATCCGCGATTTTCTCGGTGTGGTCGGACGCGGGAAATATCTGCGTCCGCTCTATCGCGCACTGCACTCGAATCCCAACACAAAGAAAATGGCCGCCGAGCTCTTCGCTGAATTCCGGCTGCGCTATCATTCGGTGGCACAGGGAGCCGTGCAGCGGATTCTCTCCACGTAACAGAGAACGGGACACCGCGTTTGCGGTGTCCCGTCGGAATCGCGCGTTTTCGGAACTACGTATGTCTACTTTATGGGCCGTGTGGCTTTCGCCAGCCACGCGGCCTCTTTCCTGCTCAAGAAACGCGTCAGCGTACGTCGCACTCGCGAGTGATACGAGTTGAGATAGCGAAGCTCCGCCGGTGTAAGCAGCTTCGTATCAATCAGGTTGCGGTCAATCGGGCAGAGTGTCAGATTCTCGAACGCGAGAAACTTCCGGCCTTTCTGAGACCGTTCCTTATCGGGCACGATGTACACAAGGTTCTCGATACGGATACCGTACTCACCGGCTTTATAGAATCCCGGTTCGTTCGAGCAAATCATTCCCGGTACGAGCGGAGCGCCCGTATCGCGCGTCGGCGAAATGGACTGCGGGCCCTCATGGACGCTCAGATATGAACCCACTCCGTGACCCGTTCCGTGGCCGTAATCGAGTCCGACGTCCCAGAGCGCCTTACGGGCCAGAGTGTCAAGTTGCTTGCCGCTGGTTCCGACCGGAAACGAGGCGGTCGCCAGATGAATATGACCCTTGAGAACGCGCGTGAAATGCTCTTTCTGCTCCCGCGTCGGCCTACCCAGAGCAATCGTGCGCGTGATATCGGTGGTGCCGTCAATGTATTGCGCGCCCGAGTCGAGAACCAGAAGGCCGCGTTTACGAAGCCGAACATCGGTTTCGGGCGTGGCCGAGTAATGGATGATCGCGCCGTGAGCGGCGTACCCGGCAATCGTGTCAAAGCTCAAGCCGCGGAATAATTTGCTGCGGCTGCGAAACCCTTCCAGTTCTTCCGCAGCCGTGATTTCGGTTACAGGCTCGCGGCCAACGGCATTTTCCAGCCAATGGAGGAACCGGACCATCGCCACTCCGTCGCGCACATGAGCGGCTCGCGCGCCGCGCAATTCCGCGGCGTTTTTCGCAGCCTTGAGCGGAGTGATCGGCGACGGTTTGAACTGAATCTTTCCCCGGCTCCGCAGCGAGTTGGCAATCCACTGATTGGTTGTTCCGCCGTCAATCCACCACGGACTCCCGCTCTTCGCCGCGCGTTGTAATGCGGAACCGAACTGCGAATAGTCGCGGATCTGCACGGACGTTCCCAACGCACGCCGGACTTCGGGGCTGATCTTTCGACGATCCACGAATAGCATGGCCGAGCGGTGCGTGACGATCGCATAGGCAATGACCACGGGATTGTGCTGGACGTCCGATCCGCGAACGTTGAAAAGCCACGCGATCTGATCCAAGGCCGCGACGACGTGACCGAGCGCGCCGCCGTCCTTCATGGCTCGCCTGAGCTTGCGGAGTTTAACGGTGACGCTTTCACCGGAGTATCGGAGCGGGTGTACCTGAGCCACTCCGTCCGGAGCCGGCATACGATCCAACCACACAGGATCAATCAGGTTGTCTTCGATGCCGACGAGGATAAGTCCGAAATCATCCAGTTCCTGTCGCAGCTTCTGATAGGCGGCAACGGATAGGACACGCGGATCAACGCCCACACGATTTCCTCGTTTGAGCGTCTTGCTCAACCACATCGTCATGCCGGGCGTTTCGGGCAAGCCGAGTTTCATCAGTTTGATTCCCGATCCGGCGAGCTGCGCATCGGCTTGCAGGAAATACCTTCCGTCCGTCCACAACGCAGCCTTGCGTTCGGTGATGATCACGTCACCCGCCGAGCCGGTGAATCCGCTGATCCACTCGCGCCGCCGCCAGAACTCGGGAACGTATTCGCTCTGATGCGGATCGGTGCTCGGCACCAGATAGGCGTGGACCTTGTATTTCTTCATGAGCCGCCGAAGTGCGGCCAGTCTTTCACGTACATTCATGCGCTCTCTCCAGAGTTTCACGATCATTCCATCTTACCCTTGCCGATGATGAGACGGTCGTACAGCATCAGAATCACGGCGGTGAGCAAACCGAGACCGCCGAAGATGATCCACATGATGTCCGGTCGTCCCGCGTCGCGCGCCAGCGATCCGTAAAGCTCTCCGGAAAGCCGTCCGCCGAAGATATTACCCAATGCCACCGTCCAGAAGTAGAATCCCATGAACATCGCCACCTTCTGCTGCGGGGCGATCCGGCCTACGTATTCCTGGCTCTTGGGCGATGCCGCCATCTCGCCGAATGCGAAGATCGCAATCGCCAAAGTGACCAGCCAGCCGGTGTAGGTCCAGGCGGCCATTCCGATTCCGATCGCTGAGATCACGATGCCGATGACCATAGCCGAGAGCGGGGGAATGAAACCGATCAGGAAGGACACCAGAACCTGAAAGATGACAATCGCTCCCGCGTCCACGTTGATGATGTACTCCGGATTTACCTGTCGGTACGCTTCGGCAAGCTGATGCGCCTCGCCGCGGAGATCGGCGGGCATGGCGAAGGCGATTCCACCCAGCGCGTAGGAAAGCTTCGTTCCGTCAAGCTGACTTCGCTCATCGAAAGCCCAGTTGCCGAGTTTCAGCACCAGTGCCTCGGAAATTCGTCTCTCCTCGGCCGGCAGAGGTCTTGCGCCGCTGGGAGCTTGGGTTCCTCGAGCCGTTTTCACTTGACCGCTGACGAAGACTTCCATCTTTTTCAGGGCCGCATCACGATCCTGTTCAGAGCGAAGCTCACGCACCAGCCCGTCTACCATCGTCTGATCCACAGCCAGCACCGAAACCGGCAGACGGTTCAGGTGCGCGATCAAGGTATCGTTGGGAATGCGCACCTTGAAATGATAGAGCTCCCAGATCATCGGCTTCACCTCGGGAGCCGTCATCCTCACCCGTTGCGGTGAACGAGTAGCCGCCAAGTCGTTGTGCGGAATCGTATCGAGGTCCGCCAGATAGGAACCGTTCTTCAGCGCAGCGATCCGCTCGTCCATGCTCGACCGCGTGTCCGTCGCGAATACTCCCAACTCATTGGCCAGGAGTTCCTCGTTCACGGCCGCGACCACTCGCGCGAAATCATCGCCGAACCATTTGCGCGCGGAGTTCACCATGTCCCGCGTGTCCACGAAATCCCGAATGAACTCGGGATGCGTCAGGAATATCTGATTGAATGAAGTCCAGAATCCCGAGAGAATCAACAGATACAAGGCGAACTTCCAGTTGCCCAGTTTCATCGGAGCGCGCAATCCCTTGGCCGCCTGGCCCGACCTCTTCTCGCGGGCCCGGAGCGGAATATCAAGCAGAAGATTCAGGATAATCCACCCACCGGTGATGAGCGCCATGTCCGTCCACGAGATGTCCCGTCCGGAAATGGCCAGTAGCAGGAGGATACCGAATACCATGATGAAGAATCGGCCGTTCCCCAGCACTTGTACGATCCCGCCGAAGACTTGCCGCAAAGTCCGTTTCTGCCCGCTGGTAGCCTCGGTGGTCGGCTCTTTGTAGAACAGGAGCAGCCAAATGAAATTGCAGGCAATCCAGAACGACGATGCGGCAAACACCCAATCCCAACCGTATCGTACCCGCACGAATCCCGCGACGACCGGGCCAACAAAACCGCCGACGTTCACCATCATGTAGAAGATTCCGAATCCCATCGAGGAATTCGTCTCGTCCGTCGTTCGCGCCACCGTTCCCACGACCACCGGCTTGAAGATGGCCGCCCCGATGGCTACGAACAGGAACGACATGAAGAACGTTCCGAAGGCGGTGAACTGCCCGAGCAGGTAGTAGCCGGGAACCAGCAGTGAGTAGGCGACGATAAACGTCTTCTTGTACCCGAACCGATCACCGAGAGCGCCGAATACCACCGGCAATAGATAGAGGATAAACGGAATGACGCCCTGAAGAATGCCTCGCTGTTCGGAGGTGAATCCCAACGCGCCTTCGCTGACCGAGCCGGTTATATACAGCGATGACACGGCAAAGAAGCCGTACCAGGCCAGCCGCTCGAAGATCTCCATCGTATTGGCCACCCAGAAGCTCTGGGGGAACTTGGAGCGGGTTCGCTTCGTCGGTGCAGTAGACTGATCTGATTGAGGTGTGTGCATGGAACGTTTTCCTGCAACTTATTAGGGAGAATTTATTGGTCGGGAAGGGGACCAAGAACCCAAATATGCCTCGCGAGAGGCGTTCTTGGTGGAGAGATCAGGGAAAGTACCTGTCGAGTGAGTTGCCTACTAATCGCAGAAATCTAACTCATTCTTTTACAAAACGCAAGTCGAAACGAGAAGGGGTATGTCATGGGGTTGTGACGATGCGCCAGTGGTTGCTGTACATATGTGCAATCGGTTGTTCGATGAGCCTCACCATGCTTAAGTCGGATTTCGCATTAACTTGCTGATGCCAACGACCTGCCGATTTGCTTGAATTTCCGTGTGTTGTTTTGTACCTTGAACTGATACATGAAACGCGGCGGACACTTTGGTTGTTTCGGCCAAAGTCCCATGACCTCATAGAAGGCGATGATCTCACGATTCTATCGGCACATTGCACTGCCGATTGTTGACGCTTCGCGCCGAACGGACAGCCTAAGCGCGTTCCGCGAGCTGGACCGGACTCAGTGGCGTACGACTGAAGAGCTCCGGCAGATCCAGCTTGACAGGCTGCGCACACTCCTGATTCATGCGGCGAAGCAGGTACCCTACTACCGTGATCTATTCCGGGAATGCGGATTCGATCCGTCGGCATTGCGCTGCGTCGAAGATCTTTCGGTGGTTCCGCTTCTCACGAAGGATATTATTCGCCGTGAGGCCTCACGTTTGGTCGCCGACAATGCACGGCGGTTCCAGCCTCGTCCGCATCGTTCCGCCGGCACTACCGGTCAGCCCATTGTCATTCAGATGGATCGTCGGCGTCATTCGGTGGCGTGGGCAGACATGTATCGTTGGTGGAGTGCCGGAGGATGGAGACTTGGCGACCGCCAATTCGTCGTCGCCGGCGCCGCCCTGCACCCGCGGCAGATTTCCGGATTCAAGGCCCGGCTCTATTCTAAACTGAACCACTTCGTGGAATACACCTCCTTCGGCCTTTCCTGCGACTTGCTCGATCGGATACTGGATCGCTTGGAAAAGGAGCGGCAACCAATCTTCCTACGCGGTTACGCATCCTCCATCTTCGAGCTGGCCCGTCGAGCCACTGATCGAAATTGGCAGGGCAGCGTGAAAGCAATCT from bacterium encodes:
- a CDS encoding phosphoenolpyruvate carboxykinase (ATP) — its product is HFISGYTAKMAGTEKGLGQEPKAVFSACFGAPFMPLSPTSYANLLGEKIRKHGVNCWLINTGWTGGPFGVGKRISIAHTRAIVKAALSGALDKVPTRKDPIFKVEVPQSCPGVPEKILRPAETWPNAADYENKARKLAEDFHKNFEAYAVDAGPEIAAAGPTGS
- a CDS encoding M1 family metallopeptidase, with amino-acid sequence MKNQDPHSSWIPGSPQIKHVVFDLDVDFDSHALAGSAVYRFNAPLSVSLVLDTRSLKIRRVTTDTGVELGWKLGEENYLGQVLTVQDTSGLSSIRIEYSTSPDTPALQWLAPEQTAGKKHPYVFSQCQAILARSVFPCQDTPSVRFTYQATLRVPRGLVAVMAARQEGREDAGRHTVCKFHMHHPIPSYLLALAAGNIVSEKIGAISRVYAEPESLKEAVWEFAEVEGMITGAQELFGPYIWDEFNLLLMPPSFPYGGMENPTLTFLTPTLIAGDRSLVSVVAHELAHSWTGNLVTNATWEDFWLNEGWTVYAERRIIERLYGEAMANLQAVSGRNDLFTAFKNFADKQEYTKLKTDLSGIDPDEVFSSVPYEKGFLLLVAVERAVGRKRFDPFVRAYIDDFRFTSITTDVFEDYLKRHFPDIERKVNLAQWIHEPGLSESAPEFTSSLIDDVRAAQRRWNAGERLIADVIAGWNVHQRVLFLDELPQQMSSEDCVHVEKLFAIETTRNCEILLPWYCIAAASTYEKAFPSIRDFLGVVGRGKYLRPLYRALHSNPNTKKMAAELFAEFRLRYHSVAQGAVQRILST
- a CDS encoding aminopeptidase P family protein, with the translated sequence MNVRERLAALRRLMKKYKVHAYLVPSTDPHQSEYVPEFWRRREWISGFTGSAGDVIITERKAALWTDGRYFLQADAQLAGSGIKLMKLGLPETPGMTMWLSKTLKRGNRVGVDPRVLSVAAYQKLRQELDDFGLILVGIEDNLIDPVWLDRMPAPDGVAQVHPLRYSGESVTVKLRKLRRAMKDGGALGHVVAALDQIAWLFNVRGSDVQHNPVVIAYAIVTHRSAMLFVDRRKISPEVRRALGTSVQIRDYSQFGSALQRAAKSGSPWWIDGGTTNQWIANSLRSRGKIQFKPSPITPLKAAKNAAELRGARAAHVRDGVAMVRFLHWLENAVGREPVTEITAAEELEGFRSRSKLFRGLSFDTIAGYAAHGAIIHYSATPETDVRLRKRGLLVLDSGAQYIDGTTDITRTIALGRPTREQKEHFTRVLKGHIHLATASFPVGTSGKQLDTLARKALWDVGLDYGHGTGHGVGSYLSVHEGPQSISPTRDTGAPLVPGMICSNEPGFYKAGEYGIRIENLVYIVPDKERSQKGRKFLAFENLTLCPIDRNLIDTKLLTPAELRYLNSYHSRVRRTLTRFLSRKEAAWLAKATRPIK
- a CDS encoding MFS transporter — translated: MHTPQSDQSTAPTKRTRSKFPQSFWVANTMEIFERLAWYGFFAVSSLYITGSVSEGALGFTSEQRGILQGVIPFILYLLPVVFGALGDRFGYKKTFIVAYSLLVPGYYLLGQFTAFGTFFMSFLFVAIGAAIFKPVVVGTVARTTDETNSSMGFGIFYMMVNVGGFVGPVVAGFVRVRYGWDWVFAASSFWIACNFIWLLLFYKEPTTEATSGQKRTLRQVFGGIVQVLGNGRFFIMVFGILLLLAISGRDISWTDMALITGGWIILNLLLDIPLRAREKRSGQAAKGLRAPMKLGNWKFALYLLILSGFWTSFNQIFLTHPEFIRDFVDTRDMVNSARKWFGDDFARVVAAVNEELLANELGVFATDTRSSMDERIAALKNGSYLADLDTIPHNDLAATRSPQRVRMTAPEVKPMIWELYHFKVRIPNDTLIAHLNRLPVSVLAVDQTMVDGLVRELRSEQDRDAALKKMEVFVSGQVKTARGTQAPSGARPLPAEERRISEALVLKLGNWAFDERSQLDGTKLSYALGGIAFAMPADLRGEAHQLAEAYRQVNPEYIINVDAGAIVIFQVLVSFLIGFIPPLSAMVIGIVISAIGIGMAAWTYTGWLVTLAIAIFAFGEMAASPKSQEYVGRIAPQQKVAMFMGFYFWTVALGNIFGGRLSGELYGSLARDAGRPDIMWIIFGGLGLLTAVILMLYDRLIIGKGKME